The Heterodontus francisci isolate sHetFra1 chromosome 35, sHetFra1.hap1, whole genome shotgun sequence sequence ACCTGAAGCATGAACCTGTCTTTTTTTCTGTCAGATGCTGGTTGACCTGCTATTCATTTACAccatttcctgcttttattttcAAAAGAAAAGCATCCACATAGCAATTATTTTGCTCCAACCCATGGTGACTTCTAATTAGTGTCAGTTAAAAAAAAGTTATTCAAAAGCGGTTTTGCCTTTTGAGTGTACGCAGTGACACTTATGGCTTATATCTAAAACACACAGGCATTTAAATCTGTTTCTTTACTCCAGTGTATACTACAAAAGACAGAGAAATACCTCATAAGGTCTACCCTGTGCATCTTAATCAGTTAAAACAGAGTGTTTTGTTCTCAGAACTATGGTAATTACATTTCTAATCCCTCGATGTCCATGTGCATTGTCAGCGTGACTTCAttcttacatagaattacacagaattaacagcacagaaagaggccatttggcccagatgGTCTTTGCTAGTGCTTGTGCTCCACACAAACTTCTTCCTCAACCTCTTCATCCCAATTTGGACTTGGAAAGcgaaagtacaatttcaaaattcgcagatgacatttaattgggggggtggtggggggggggtggtggtgagttaATACAGAAGAGGACTGCGACAAAATACAAGAAGGCATTAATGAACTTGCTCAATTGGCATGTAATTGACAAATGAACTATAGGTAAGTGTGAGCTGCTACATTTTGATAGAAGAATAAGGAGGTCATAATCGCCTTGGAAAATACATTTTTATTTGGGGTAGAGGAAACAGAGGGATCTAGGGGTATAGGTATACactgacacaggttaataaggccataaaaaagcaaaccaagcactggggttaATTTCTATCAGAATAGAAGTGAAAAGCAGAGTGGTTATATTCCATTTGTACAGAACTCTGGTTCCAGCATACAggtgtactgtgcacagttctggtctccattatACAAAAAGGACGTAGAGGCACTGGAAAAAGTTCATAAaggatttaccaggatgataccaggctgagagaaatcaggaaagattgaacaggctggggatcttttctctagaaaagagaagactgaaagatgacatgatagaggtgttaaaggttatgaagggatttgattgGATAGACATAGCAAAAATGTTACCACTTGTGGGGgaaaccaaaactaggggccataaacataagttagtcactaataaatccaatagggaattcaggatgcAGAGAGTgattaaaatgtggaactcactaccacagggagtggttgaggtgaatagcataaatgcatttaagggaaagctagataaacacatgagggtgaATAGAAGGATATCCTGATGAGATTAGATGAAGAAGATGGAAGGAGGTTCATATGGAGCATAAATAGCAGAATGGATCtgtttggctgaatggcctgtttctgtactgtaaacatAATGgaatctcaccccatcagcataaccttcttcTTCATAAGCTTGCCTAGCTTCCCATTAACTGCATTTAGGATCTGGATAGAGCAACGAGGCTCCAATATATTCAGTTGTCTGGTCTGTTGTGTTTATGACAAAGCAATTTATGGTTTGGGTCCTAAAGCAGGTGTTAAGGTCAATTGTTGGCATACTTAAGGTGCCGTGCACCTGTTTAAGGCAGCCACCAGGGACATGTATAAAGTGCTTGAACCAAAAAGGAGATGTATTTCTGGTGCTGTTCTGATGGGTGAGATTGGTTCCCTATGTCGGACCTCTGCACCTGTTTTCCACACCCCTTTGACACCCATTTtatccaccttggaaagctgagagGCTAAGTTACTCATCTCAGGATTCAACCCCAAACCCTTTAGACTAGCATTCAACCAACCGAGCTACTTGTCCTTGTAATACAAAAGAACAAACCTGCAACAgatgtgatctctgccccagccagaaaTAGGTTCAGCTCTCACTTGAAGGAGTTTAGCAAGTCAGTATTCACTGACAAGGTGGCATCCTATTTTAACAGGTTCAATATTCCCTGAAAAACCTCCTACTATATAATTTAGTTATAACTTATGACTATGTAGCCTTGTCCTGAGTGTTCCTTGTGCAGTGCACGTAATTATTCATGAGATGCTTTCAGATCTGTCGAACAAATGACGAACATAAATTTCCATTTTTGTTAGATAACAAGGAATCAGGGTCCACATCATCCAACTGAACTTTATTATTTCATATAATCAtaaaattgtacagcacagaaggaggccattcagcccctggtgcttgtgtcagctctttgaaagacctatcaaTTAGTCACAAACTTCCCTGATCTTTCTCCaaagccctgaaaattttattccctcTTTAAATATTCAtcaaattgccttttgaaagtcattattgtatcttcttccaccgccctttcaggcagcgcattccagatcagaacaacttgcTGAATTCTTATCGAACTCACTGAAATGAAGTGCTTCATCTCCCTTCCTGGTCCTTTTGCCagttacattaaatctgtgtcctctggttagtgaccctcctgccaatggaaaaagGTTCCCCGTCCACTCTCTCAAAATCCCTTAAAATTTTGAAAggctctactaaatctccccttaacctattctgctctaaggtgaacaatctcagcttctctagtctctccactttGTGTTACATTTCTTTTCAAATTCCCCAAGGTGAGAAACTGCCCCCTTTATGGCTGAATACCCTTGGACTTGAACAATGCTTCCTGATGACTTTGTAGGAGGTCTGTAGAGAATTTGATCATGCTATTTAAATTAAAAGTCAGAGCTATTTTGGAATATGGAAACAAAGAGAAAACGCATTGAACATGAGAGCAAAATGTTAAGTAAATAACATTTCTTGCATGCGTTTTCAAATAAGCAAGTGATGTTGACATAGCAAATAATGGAAGTAACACTGCTGCCATATAACTTAATGCAGATAACCAACTTGTGAAATTAATGTCTACTCGGTTGTGTCGGAAGCAATGAAATTCTCTTAAATATATGATCTGACTCATGATTTTAATAACTTATATAAGAAATATGAGGTACGTCTATCAAGATCTTTGAATATAATGGTTCTCACACAACTAAGGAGGAAGGAAGTTAGACTGCCTTGTGACAGCATAGGATCAACTTTCTGAATGaatggatggaaaatcgtgggagTGTGTCTGCAATTTCCCCATTGTCTGGAGTCCTCATGCACAAGGATCTACGTTGGGGGCATATAGTCAGAGAATTGATCTGACAGGCTCCAAAGTCAGGACCCAATCTGGCTCTGGAGTGCAGTGGAAAGGGGAGGCTGCCTCATCCCATTTGGGCTTTTCAGATGAAAGTACTCAATGGGTTTGTTGCAGGAGTCAGTCTTAAAAATATATTTTAAGAATCCGTACCTGCACTCAAAACATTAAACATTTGCGAGGCTGGAGCAGAACTCTATGTACTTGTGATCTTCTGTCATAATGGCAAGAATGCTGATATGCTACTATCTGCAGCCTGTAGTATAACTTCAGTACTGCCAGCTGCTAACTGCTTTCAAGAGTGACCATATTCAGACTGTTGATACAGTATAAATGCAGCCTAACAGATCCACAAAGCAACAGGAAATTCAACCAGTGATGGAAGTCCCAATAAAAGGTTAGGGCTAGGATTCCCCTTTTGATTTGGTGGGTACATGCACAGGACACTGAATTATACAGACTAGACTCAGGTCTGGACTCAGTTAGCAGGGCTCAGCATGTGAAACTGTAGGGCAAGTCCAGTTTGTGCCAATGTCCTTGTATTCAGGAACTGAAAGGCAGCCTGGGTTCCTCACCATCTAATCATTCctgctgtgtctgtgtgtatttgtatttgtgtgaGCGTCTGCGTGTTTGCTATGGGCAGGATTGAGTTTGGCTGTGATGCTGCTTCGCAGTTGAAACCCTTTGATACTGACACTCAGCTTCCAGAGTCTGATGCATGAAGAGCAGTCACTTAAAAGGCTGCTGGTATCGAGAAGTGTATCTGACCATGAATCATGACCGTGGAAGCACAAATACAAGATTGGATTGGTGATTACTTATTCACTATTTTATGCTTGACCTAAACTTTTATATCATTTCTTAACAAAGTATTTCCACTTTTCAACTACTGGCCCTACTGCAGAGTTCCACAAAACAGAACTAACTCAAATCATACAGCTGCTACGAaaatatcatagaatcacagagttgttatagcgcagaagaaggccatttggcccatcatgtctgtaccagctctctgaatgagcaattcacctagtgccactcccctgccttctccccgtaaccctgcacattcatccttttcatctaacagtccaattcccttttgaatgcttcaattgaacctgcctccaccacactctcaggcagcgcattctggaccttaaccactcgctgtgtgaaaaggctcttcctcatgtcgcttttgcttcttttgccaattacctgaaatcggttccctctcgttctcgattctttcatgtttgggaacagtttctctctatctactctgtccagacccctcatgattttgaatacctctatcaaatcacctctcagtgttctcttctccaaggaaaacagtcccaacttctccaatctatcttcgtaactgaaattcctcatccctggaaccattctcttgaatcttttctgcaccctctctcatgccttcacatccttcctaaagcataatgcccagaactggacacaatactccagctgaagccaaactagtgtcttatacaagttcaacataacctccttgctattgtacgctatgtccctattaataaaacccaggatgctGTGTGCTCTATCAAGTAAGCATCCAAATCGCCATTATTAGCCAGGAGACAACATCCATTCACATGTACTTATCAAAAATATATGGTATTTGGTGTTCTGCACAGATTCTCTCTATTTAACAACCTTGTTGAATGACCCAAACATAAGAATGAAAGGAtagaggcacagtggcacagtggttagcaccgcagcctcacagctccagcaacccgggttcaattctgggtactgcctgtgtggagtttgcaagttctccctgtgtctgcgtgggttttctccgggtgctctggtttcctcccacagccaaaagacttgcaggttgataggtaaattggccattataaaattgcccccagtataggtaggtggtagggaaatgtggggatgtggtaggggtatggaattagtgtaggattagtataaatgggtggttgatggtcggcacagattcggtgggccgaagggcctgtttcagtgctgtatctctaaaactaaaatgaAAAACTAAAACGaaagagagaaaaaattcctcctcatctccatcttaaataggagaccctttaatttgaaactgtgcccaatagttctagatttcccccatgaggggaaacatcctctcacatgtcccctgtcaagacccttcagaacccTATAccgttctataagatcacctctcaatcttctaaattccaatgagtataggcccaacttgcttcataagacaagcccttcatcccaggatgcagcctagtgaaccttctctgaattgctttgaATGCAAGTATGTCTCTCCCTAAACAGGGTGACGAAATCTGTACAGTTttggtgtggtttcaccaatgccctttacatTTGTCACAAGACTTCTCTACTGTTATACTCCattccctcttgcaataaaggccaacattccatttgccttcctaattccttgcccTACCTGCATACtggctttttgtgattcatgtacaaggacacccagatccctctgtactgaagcattttgcagtctctctctatttaaataatattctgcttttctattcttcctgccaaagtggaaaacctcaatttttccacattatactccatctgccaaatttttgtccactcgatCAACCTATTTGCATCCCTCTGCagtctctttgtatcctcctcacaacttgctttcctacctatctttgtatcatcaggaactttggctacaatacactcagttccttcatccaagtcattgatctagatcagaaatagttgagaccccagcactcatccctgtggcactccacgagttgcagttTGTCATCCTGAAAATTAGCTATAtatccgactctctgtttcctattagttagccaatcctctatccatgctaacatattaccccaacaccattttatgtggtaccttatcaaatgcattttggaaatccaaatacaatacatctacagattcccctttatccacctttttctttacatcctcaaagaactctaataaattttctacttcacaaaactatgttgactctgcctgattctattgTGATTTTCGAGATGTCCTACTACAATCTAATAatggattcgagcattttcctaatgacagacattaggacaactggcctatagtttccagctttctgtctccctcctttcttgaacaaaggtgtcacatttgcagtTTTTCAGTccgctggaacctttccagaatcaagggaactttggaagattaaaccaatgcatccacaatctctgtagcctcctttaagacgctcggatgcaaaccatcaggtccCGGGAACTTGTCAGTCTTTAGACCCATTAGtagtcccattactttttctctagcgATAGTGATTGGGATCATTGGATACACAATGGTTTCTATTTTTTAAATGATCAGGTTGGTTCAGTGTTGCTTCCAAGTcggtgggtttaagccccactccagggaaTTGAGTGCAAAATGAAGGCTGACgcttcagtaataaaaacaagaaatgctgaaaatactcagcagttctggcagcatccgtggaagctGTCGCTTCAGTACCGTACTTTCGGAGGAAGTAATAAACTGAGATTCTATCTGCCTGTTCAAGCGGTTCTAAATCATCCCATGGTAGGTTTACCAAGGCATAGCaagagagttctcccagtgtcttaaCTGATACGCCTCCCTCAACCAAAACCTCCAAGCAGATTAACTTGTTATTTATCACAATGCTGCTTGTGGCACCTCAGTGTTCTCAAACTGTTTTGcttacagtaacagcagcgaccactcttgaaaaataattcatcCGCTCTGAACCCCTCTGGAATATCTCGAGGGTATGAAAGGCGGtataaaaagcaagttctttcttaaaTAAACATCTTTGTGACGTTTGTGCTCATTAAAGTCAGGAATAGCAGTGAGGAACAAAATATTGTGCACCAAGTGTCAGCCTCCATTAACAAGAATGAATAGGTTAGATCCGAACTGATAACCATTGCAGTTACTGCTCCTTCCCCTAACATCTAACAACTGATAAATGTTAACTCTGATATAAACACATCCAACACGACCGGACTCACATGGCTGCCCGGGACTTTATAAGGTTTTTTTCAAATAAATAATTCAACATATTAGAAACACAATTCAGCATCTTTTCAGCTGCTTAATAGCAGAATACTCACAGTGGAAAAAAGGAAATGTCCAGCTTTTGTTTTAAAATAGCTTTATTTTATTGTTGTCTCCTTTCTTTGGTTATTAATGAATACCTACATTTTTAAAAACTTTAGGCGGATTATTTGTGAGAATGCTTTTGAAATGATCAGATCCTCGGATCGGaatctctctctgaaaccctctacaTGCAAAGCATCACATTGGGTTATGAATGATGCCGATGATGGAGCTGGGTGCGTTGGTAATTTGTTGAGTGGGAGTGAACAAATTTTGATGTGCTTTTCAACCACACCAAAAAGACTTCGATGTACCAATCAGCAAGGCTCTTTAGCTCATCCCTAACCTGGGAGGAGCAAATGAATGTTTACAGATCAGAACCCCTCTTCTATAAAAGCTGAGTTCCTTCGTGATAATCCAAAGGCTGCAACATCCCGAATCTGCTTTGTGTCGGATCAGCAGTCCACTCAGCACCATGGAGAGCGATCGGCTACTCGCCGCCATCTGCCTCTCTATCCTACTGTCCCTGGCGATCAGCACCGAGAGCTCGGATCTGGAGACCAGAGCTCTGAGAGATTTCTACCCAAAAGATTCATACCCGTCCAGCGAGAAGGAactggtcagtttttttttaaactttattccTTAACAAGGTTTCTTGAGTGCGCTTTGTAGTTTAAGGTTTATAATTATAACAGTGTGAACATTTTGAAaacgaaagcaaaatattgcagatgctggaaatctgaaataaaaagagaaagtgctggaaatactcagcaggtctgacagcttctgtggcgagagaaacaaagttaactttcATACAGTCatggcggcacagaaggaggccattcggcccatcggcaaTCCAATCAGAACCATTTGTATTGAACATTTTTATATCTTTTtatatgataggtaaattggccattataaattgcccctcgtataggtaggtggtaggggaatatagggacaggtggggatgtggtaggaatatgggattagtgtaggattagtgtaaatgggtggttgatggtcggcacagactcggtgggccgaagggcctgtttcagtgctgtatctctaaaacaaaactaAAACAAAACAAATATCTGTCTAGAGGGTTAATCTGTTTTTCTTCTCCAAGAAGACTTTAAAATTTAAAGCAGAGAAGCTGTTTCAAGTGAACAAAAAGCATGAGAAGTGCTGGGATAAGATGACTTGAGATTAAAGACGTGATTCTGTGACCATCATGGGTGGGGCTGGTTGAATGGACTTCAATTTCGTACAATCAGGTTTGAGGGTTAAAATGTTATAGCCAGCATTAGGTTTGGGTCAGGTATCATTACTGTCCCGCGTTCCAAATATTTTTGTTTTGAAGATTTAGTCCTTTTCGCGTGCTGGTCATCAAATTAATTAGATCAAAATGCTTTGGAATACTTGTTTGCAAGAACTATACATGTTTCTACCGATAGTTTCACCAAAGCCCTTTCTGATTCTGAACAACTGATCTGATTCACAGCTCGGAGCACTGCAGGAGGTCCTGGAGAAGCTGCAGAGTAAGCGGCTTCCAACTTGGGAGAAGAAGTTTGGACAGGTCCCATTGGTAAAGTCAACCTGTTCTGTTTCACCTTTCTGCTTTGACGTGATCTTTATCTTCTGTGGCAGAAATGCGTTTGTTTTAAAACAGAAAATGGGCAGGGGGTGAGCATTGTATCTGAGGAGAAAGAACTGCCAACATTTCGGGTGGGGCTCTTTCTAACCCAGAGCCTATGCCCGGCATCATGAAGCCCTTTGCTGCTTCGGGTGCCTTTCCTGCATTtgctgcctcccctcccccccccccccccccagctttctaGTGTTTTTATTGTGTGTTAGTCGGTTCTGGTAATTGGTATTTTAACCAAAGGGATGTGTCAGTTAC is a genomic window containing:
- the cart3 gene encoding cocaine- and amphetamine-regulated transcript protein-like, with product MESDRLLAAICLSILLSLAISTESSDLETRALRDFYPKDSYPSSEKELLGALQEVLEKLQSKRLPTWEKKFGQVPLCDVGEQCAVRKGARIGKLCDCPRSSGCNFFLLKCL